A section of the Salmo salar chromosome ssa05, Ssal_v3.1, whole genome shotgun sequence genome encodes:
- the tryp gene encoding trypsin precursor has product MRLLALILLVGAAAAVPREDGKIIGGQECEPHSRPWMASLNYGYHFCGAVLINEQWVLSVAHCWYNPYAMQIMLGEHNLRVFEGTEQLMKTQNIIWHPSYDYQTLDYDMMLIKLFHPVEITDYVKPIPLPTSCPHAGLPCSVSGWGNIATGEEVNMPARLQCLDVPILEDEKCEMAYPGMLTRRMVCAGYMDGGRDACNGDSGSGLVCLGEVHGLVSWGQGCAVPGYPGVYVKVCEFLPWIDETMKANM; this is encoded by the exons atgagACTGCTCGCTCTGATACTGCTGGTTGGAGCTGCTG cggCAGTGCCCCGTGAGGATGGTAAGATCATCGGTGGCCAGGAGTGTGAACCTCACTCCCGACCCTGGATGGCCTCCCTCAACTACGGGTACCACTTCTGCGGAGCCGTGCTCATCAATGAGCAGTGGGTGCTCTCTGTCGCTCACTGCTGGTACAA CCCCTACGCTATGCAGATCATGCTTGGAGAGCACAACCTGCGTGTGTTTGAGGGAACTGAGCAGCTCATGAAGACTCAAAACATCATCTGGCATCCCAG cTATGACTACCAGACGCTGGACTATGACATGATGCTGATCAAGCTGTTCCACCCTGTAGAGATCACTGATTATGTGAAGCCCATCCCGCTGCCCACCAGCTGCCCACACGCAGGCCTCCCCTGCTCCGTCTCTGGCTGGGGCAACATCGCCACCGGAGAGGAGG TAAACATGCCCGCCCGTCTGCAGTGTCTGGATGTGCCCATACTGGAGGATGAGAAGTGTGAGATGGCCTACCCTGGCATGCTCACCCGCAGGATGGTGTGTGCCGGATACATGGACGGAGGCAGAGACGCATGCAAC ggggaCTCTGGCAGTGGTCTAGTGTGTTTGGGTGAGGTACATGGCCTGGTGTCCTGGGGTCAGGGCTGTGCCGTGCCCGGATACCCTGGAGTCTACGTCAAAGTGTGTGAGTTCCTCCCCTGGATCGATGAGACCATGAAGGCCAACATGTAA